In Limnohabitans sp. INBF002, one genomic interval encodes:
- the argF gene encoding ornithine carbamoyltransferase, whose amino-acid sequence MTQALKHYLQFTDLSADEYAYVFQRAALIKKKFKAYEKHHTLADRTLAMIFEKASTRTRVSFEAGMYQLGGSVVHLTTGDSQLGRSEPIEDSAKVISRMTDLVMIRTYGQDKISNFAANSRVPVINGLTNEFHPCQIMADLFTFIEHRGLTVHPLECLKGKVVAWVGDGNNMANTWLQAADMLGFTVHVSTPSGYEVNPAIAGLKNTDCYKVFANPMQACEGADLVTTDVWTSMGYEAENEARKKAFADWCVDSEMMAVAKPNALFMHCLPAHRGEEVSADVIDGPQSVVWDEAENRMHVQKALMEYLLLGRQ is encoded by the coding sequence ATGACCCAAGCGCTGAAACATTACCTGCAATTCACTGATTTGTCGGCGGACGAATACGCCTACGTGTTTCAACGCGCAGCGCTCATCAAGAAGAAATTCAAAGCCTACGAAAAACACCACACGCTGGCCGACCGTACGCTGGCGATGATTTTTGAAAAAGCCTCCACACGCACCCGCGTGAGCTTTGAAGCAGGCATGTATCAGCTGGGAGGCTCGGTGGTGCACCTCACCACGGGCGACAGCCAACTGGGCCGTTCGGAGCCCATCGAAGACAGCGCCAAAGTCATCAGCCGCATGACAGACTTGGTGATGATTCGTACCTACGGCCAAGACAAAATCAGCAACTTTGCCGCCAACTCGCGCGTGCCCGTGATCAACGGCTTGACCAACGAGTTTCACCCTTGCCAAATCATGGCGGACTTGTTCACCTTCATCGAGCACCGCGGCTTGACCGTGCATCCGCTCGAATGCCTCAAAGGCAAAGTGGTGGCGTGGGTGGGTGATGGCAACAACATGGCCAACACTTGGCTGCAAGCCGCAGACATGCTGGGCTTCACCGTCCACGTCAGCACGCCCAGCGGCTACGAGGTGAACCCCGCCATTGCGGGCCTGAAAAACACCGATTGCTACAAAGTGTTTGCCAACCCCATGCAAGCCTGCGAAGGCGCAGATCTGGTCACCACCGACGTGTGGACCAGCATGGGCTACGAGGCTGAAAACGAAGCGCGCAAAAAAGCCTTCGCCGATTGGTGTGTCGACAGCGAGATGATGGCCGTGGCCAAACCCAACGCCCTCTTCATGCATTGCTTGCCCGCCCACCGCGGAGAAGAAGTGTCGGCTGACGTGATTGATGGCCCACAAAGCGTGGTGTGGGACGAAGCCGAAAACCGCATGCACGTGCAAAAAGCACTCATGGAGTACCTGCTGCTCGGGCGTCAGTGA
- a CDS encoding transglutaminase-like domain-containing protein — protein sequence MDFKLEVPTALEYFASLVQSDEHFPLLEAAASLAQDEYPELDIQQVLDQVDQLGSRLKQRLPADAGAMQKLRLLNKFFFEEQGFSGNLNNYYDPDNSYLHVMLRTRRGIPISLAVLWLELALGLGLNAQGVGFPGHFLVKVRLPYPNEGQVVIDPFTGESLSKEELSERLVPLHAESGLLRDGHVSDELLKHYLRAATPREIVARMLRNLEEVYTSHQDPERLMLVKQRLMVLLPQVDDEQE from the coding sequence ATGGATTTCAAATTGGAAGTACCCACCGCCTTGGAATACTTTGCCTCGCTGGTGCAAAGCGACGAACACTTTCCGTTGCTCGAAGCTGCTGCCAGCTTGGCCCAAGACGAATACCCCGAGTTAGACATTCAACAGGTGTTGGACCAGGTCGACCAATTGGGCAGCCGCTTGAAACAACGCTTGCCTGCCGATGCGGGCGCCATGCAGAAGCTGCGCTTGTTGAACAAGTTTTTCTTTGAAGAGCAAGGCTTCAGCGGCAACCTCAACAACTACTACGACCCCGACAACAGCTATTTGCACGTGATGCTGCGCACGCGGCGCGGTATTCCCATCAGCTTGGCGGTGTTATGGCTAGAGCTGGCGCTGGGCTTGGGGCTTAACGCCCAAGGCGTTGGTTTTCCGGGGCACTTCTTGGTGAAGGTGCGTTTGCCTTATCCCAACGAAGGGCAGGTGGTGATTGACCCGTTCACGGGCGAGTCGCTCAGCAAGGAAGAGCTGTCAGAGCGCTTGGTGCCACTGCATGCCGAGTCTGGCTTGTTGCGTGACGGCCATGTCTCGGACGAGTTGCTCAAACACTATTTGCGGGCCGCTACGCCACGCGAAATTGTGGCGCGCATGTTGCGCAATTTGGAAGAGGTGTACACCTCGCACCAAGACCCTGAGCGGTTGATGTTGGTGAAGCAGCGGTTGATGGTGCTGCTGCCGCAAGTGGACGACGAGCAAGAATAA
- the purM gene encoding phosphoribosylformylglycinamidine cyclo-ligase: MNKPLSYKDAGVDIDAGDALVERIKPLAKKTMREGVLAGIGGFGALFEVPKRYKEPVLVSGTDGVGTKLKLAFEWQMHDTVGIDLVAMSVNDVLVQGAEPLFFLDYFACGKLHVDTAAAVVGGIAKGCELSGCALIGGETAEMPGMYPDGEYDLAGFAVGAVEKSKILTGQDVKPGDVVLGLASAGVHSNGFSLVRKVIDRAGANAPATLDGKPFKEAIMAPTRLYVKSVLAALAETPIKALAHITGGGLLENIPRVLPEGTAAHLKKGSWPQTELFAWLQNTAGIDDIEMNRTFNNGIGMVVVIDAAHASACADVLRAHGEQVHTIGVIAERGDGAAVVVA; the protein is encoded by the coding sequence ATGAACAAACCCCTCTCCTACAAAGACGCCGGCGTCGACATTGACGCAGGCGATGCCTTGGTCGAACGCATCAAACCTCTGGCCAAGAAAACCATGCGCGAGGGCGTGTTGGCAGGCATTGGCGGTTTTGGCGCCCTGTTTGAAGTGCCCAAGCGTTACAAAGAACCTGTGCTGGTGAGCGGCACGGACGGCGTGGGCACCAAGCTCAAGCTGGCCTTTGAATGGCAAATGCACGACACCGTGGGCATCGACTTGGTGGCCATGAGCGTGAACGACGTGCTGGTGCAAGGCGCTGAGCCCCTGTTCTTTCTCGACTACTTTGCCTGCGGCAAGCTGCATGTGGACACCGCCGCTGCGGTGGTCGGCGGCATTGCCAAAGGCTGCGAGCTGTCTGGCTGCGCCTTGATTGGCGGCGAAACCGCTGAAATGCCCGGCATGTACCCCGATGGCGAATACGACTTGGCAGGTTTTGCTGTCGGCGCCGTTGAAAAATCCAAAATCTTGACTGGTCAAGACGTCAAACCTGGTGACGTGGTGTTGGGCTTGGCCTCGGCTGGCGTGCACTCCAACGGCTTCTCGCTGGTGCGCAAAGTCATCGACCGTGCAGGTGCAAACGCCCCTGCCACTTTGGATGGCAAGCCGTTCAAAGAAGCCATCATGGCACCCACCCGCTTGTATGTGAAGAGCGTGTTGGCTGCTTTGGCCGAAACACCCATCAAGGCATTGGCCCACATTACTGGTGGCGGCTTGCTGGAAAACATCCCACGCGTCTTGCCCGAAGGCACAGCCGCTCACCTGAAAAAGGGAAGCTGGCCACAAACCGAGCTGTTTGCTTGGTTGCAAAACACAGCGGGCATTGACGACATCGAAATGAACCGCACCTTCAACAACGGCATTGGCATGGTGGTGGTGATTGACGCTGCCCACGCCTCTGCTTGTGCGGATGTGTTGCGCGCTCACGGCGAGCAAGTGCACACGATTGGCGTGATTGCTGAACGCGGCGACGGCGCTGCGGTGGTGGTGGCTTAA
- a CDS encoding DUF3579 domain-containing protein yields MISHSAKEVFILGLTQEGRTFRPSDWAERLAGVMSQFRPGGATPGSHLSYSPWCVPNTLDGNKCVIVHTDLRDEEPMAWNFVMNFAKDNNLQVVEACLLPEHPSAT; encoded by the coding sequence ATGATTTCACACTCCGCCAAAGAAGTTTTTATTCTGGGTTTGACCCAAGAAGGACGCACGTTTCGCCCCAGCGACTGGGCCGAGCGTTTGGCGGGCGTGATGAGTCAATTCCGTCCGGGTGGCGCTACCCCCGGCAGCCATTTGAGCTATTCCCCTTGGTGTGTGCCCAACACGCTGGACGGCAACAAATGCGTCATTGTTCATACCGACTTGCGCGACGAAGAGCCCATGGCCTGGAACTTCGTGATGAACTTCGCCAAAGACAACAACTTGCAAGTCGTGGAAGCCTGCTTGTTGCCCGAGCACCCATCTGCTACTTAA
- a CDS encoding aspartate aminotransferase family protein, giving the protein MTTPAASPHCMNTYGRLPVALSHGKGLRVWDTNGKAYLDALAGIAVNTLGHAHPQLTPALQDQVGKMIHSCNYYHIPLQEALAAKLVELSGMTNVFFCNSGLEANEAALKLARKFGHMKGIEKPEIVVYEKAFHGRSLATLAATGNEKIKEGFGPMMEGYIRVPVNNIEALKKATEGNPNVAAVFFETIQGEGGVKPMNTDYLQQVRQLCDERDWLLMIDEVQCGMGRTGKWFAHQWSGIVPDVMPLAKGLGSGVPVGAVVAGPKAAHIFQPGNHGTTFGGNPLAMRAGVETIRIMEEDKLLDNVLKVGAHLHAALHRELDGVKGVKEIRGQGLMIGIDLDRPCGVLMQRALDAGLLLSVTADSVVRLVPSLIITEAEADEVVAILVPLIQTFLAEAP; this is encoded by the coding sequence ATGACCACGCCTGCCGCATCCCCCCATTGCATGAACACCTACGGCCGTTTGCCCGTGGCTTTATCGCATGGCAAAGGATTGCGTGTGTGGGACACCAACGGCAAGGCCTACCTTGACGCCTTGGCTGGCATTGCCGTCAACACCTTGGGCCACGCCCACCCCCAGCTCACCCCTGCCTTGCAAGACCAGGTGGGCAAGATGATCCACAGCTGCAACTACTACCACATCCCCCTGCAAGAAGCACTGGCAGCCAAGTTGGTCGAGTTGTCGGGCATGACCAATGTCTTCTTCTGCAACAGCGGTTTGGAAGCCAACGAAGCAGCCCTCAAACTGGCACGCAAGTTTGGCCACATGAAGGGCATTGAGAAGCCTGAAATCGTGGTTTACGAAAAAGCCTTTCATGGCCGTTCGTTGGCGACCCTCGCGGCCACCGGCAACGAAAAAATCAAAGAAGGCTTTGGCCCCATGATGGAGGGGTACATCCGCGTGCCCGTCAACAACATCGAGGCCTTGAAAAAAGCCACCGAAGGCAACCCCAATGTGGCAGCCGTGTTCTTTGAAACCATTCAAGGTGAAGGTGGCGTCAAGCCTATGAATACGGACTACCTCCAACAAGTCCGCCAACTCTGCGACGAACGCGATTGGCTTTTGATGATTGACGAAGTGCAATGCGGCATGGGCCGCACCGGCAAATGGTTTGCACACCAATGGTCAGGCATCGTGCCTGACGTGATGCCCTTGGCCAAAGGCCTAGGCTCAGGTGTACCGGTTGGCGCGGTGGTAGCAGGCCCCAAAGCCGCTCACATTTTCCAACCCGGCAACCACGGCACCACCTTTGGCGGCAACCCCTTGGCCATGCGCGCCGGTGTGGAAACCATCCGCATCATGGAAGAAGACAAGTTGCTGGACAACGTGCTCAAGGTTGGCGCGCATTTGCATGCGGCCCTGCATCGTGAGCTCGATGGTGTGAAGGGCGTGAAAGAAATTCGCGGCCAAGGCCTGATGATTGGCATTGACCTCGACCGTCCATGCGGCGTGCTGATGCAACGCGCACTTGATGCGGGCTTGTTGCTCAGCGTCACCGCCGACAGCGTGGTGCGTTTGGTGCCATCGCTCATCATCACCGAGGCAGAGGCTGACGAAGTGGTCGCCATCCTCGTGCCGCTCATCCAAACATTCTTGGCAGAAGCCCCATGA
- a CDS encoding tripartite tricarboxylate transporter substrate binding protein, translated as MKRRTLIQAAASSSLLPLFAQAQDKYPNPSKTILWICPYAAGGNADSRSRQVAKAMGTLLGQPIIIDNKAGAGGNIGTEAIARGKPDGYTLGMGNFAPLAVNQALFKKLNFDPLNDLTPICLIERGPLILMVRNDSPYKTVKDLVAAAKASPGKLSYGSGGIGGSHHLSGALFEHAAGIDMIHAPYKSGSAAATDLMGGQVHMMFEQMYAAMPSIQGGRMRALAITSKKRSPLLPNLPTMGEQGFPEVEVLNWQGLIGPKGMAPELVKQLNAVCNQALQTAEVKEKILSQGNEIGGGTPEQFAALIKAEAPRWAKVVRDAKIDPE; from the coding sequence ATGAAACGTCGCACCCTCATTCAAGCCGCAGCCAGTAGCAGCTTGCTGCCCCTGTTCGCACAAGCCCAAGACAAGTACCCCAACCCCAGCAAAACCATCCTATGGATTTGCCCCTACGCTGCAGGCGGTAACGCCGACAGCCGCTCACGCCAAGTGGCCAAAGCCATGGGCACCCTGTTGGGCCAGCCCATCATCATCGACAACAAGGCGGGTGCAGGCGGCAACATTGGCACCGAAGCCATTGCTCGCGGCAAGCCCGATGGCTACACCTTGGGCATGGGCAACTTCGCGCCCTTGGCTGTCAACCAGGCCTTGTTCAAAAAGCTTAACTTCGATCCACTGAACGACCTCACACCCATTTGCTTGATTGAACGCGGTCCCCTCATCTTGATGGTGCGCAACGACTCACCCTACAAAACTGTCAAAGACCTCGTGGCCGCCGCCAAAGCATCGCCCGGCAAACTCAGCTACGGCTCGGGCGGCATTGGTGGCTCGCACCATTTGAGCGGTGCTTTGTTTGAGCACGCGGCCGGCATTGACATGATTCATGCCCCCTACAAAAGCGGCTCTGCCGCAGCCACCGATTTGATGGGTGGCCAAGTCCACATGATGTTTGAGCAGATGTATGCCGCCATGCCCTCCATCCAAGGCGGTCGCATGCGCGCATTGGCCATCACCAGCAAAAAACGTTCGCCTTTGTTGCCCAACTTGCCCACCATGGGTGAGCAAGGCTTCCCCGAGGTCGAAGTGCTCAACTGGCAAGGCTTGATTGGCCCCAAAGGCATGGCGCCTGAGTTGGTCAAGCAGCTCAACGCCGTGTGCAACCAAGCCCTGCAAACGGCCGAGGTGAAAGAAAAAATCTTGAGCCAAGGCAACGAAATCGGTGGCGGCACGCCCGAGCAATTTGCGGCGCTCATCAAGGCAGAAGCCCCACGTTGGGCAAAAGTCGTGCGGGATGCGAAAATCGACCCTGAATGA
- the rpsT gene encoding 30S ribosomal protein S20 codes for MASAKPKKKNPRLASGRKRVRQDIKINAANTSLRSKYRTAVKNVEKAVLAGDKTKATELFAKMQAVVDTIADKGIFHKNKAARDKSRLSTKVKALALAA; via the coding sequence ATGGCTTCAGCCAAACCCAAGAAAAAGAACCCACGCCTGGCATCAGGCCGTAAACGCGTCCGTCAGGACATCAAAATCAACGCTGCCAACACCTCGTTGCGCTCGAAGTACCGCACTGCGGTGAAGAACGTCGAGAAAGCTGTCTTGGCTGGCGACAAAACCAAAGCTACCGAACTGTTTGCCAAGATGCAAGCCGTTGTGGACACGATTGCTGACAAAGGCATCTTCCACAAAAACAAAGCAGCTCGCGATAAGAGCCGCTTGTCGACCAAGGTGAAAGCCTTGGCACTCGCCGCCTAA
- a CDS encoding FAD-dependent monooxygenase, translating to MNRNVLIAGGGIAGMAAGFAVARAGWRATVFERAPEFSEVGAGVQLGPNVTRILQAWGLGDALKQVAAFPAGLRARSMNTGEVLATLPLKDAVSTYGAPYVTLHRADLHGLLLQAAAREGVQVHSDSVVQRVHQTPDSVMLDVMQHGQLQRHHGPAAVAADGVWSPLRQQLLGDDLPVFTGHIAYRALVAQADLPLHLRSQDVSVWMGSQAHVVSYPVRGGEYLNVVCLAEGRLLDDDANDLQALQTWNAQKSEAQTLAELHHALRGACAPLTDLMAACSDWRLWPLCGRPAMRGANEHVQGRVALVGDAAHPMLPYLAQGAGMAIEDASELALQLHHATAEDVPERLQQFAQARWQRNGRVQARAVRNGQIFHATGPMRLGRDMGLRLMGARLMDVPWLYGYDRN from the coding sequence ATGAATCGAAATGTGTTGATTGCTGGTGGCGGTATTGCAGGCATGGCAGCGGGCTTTGCAGTGGCGCGTGCAGGGTGGCGTGCCACGGTGTTTGAGCGCGCACCTGAGTTTTCAGAGGTGGGCGCTGGCGTGCAGCTGGGCCCCAACGTGACACGCATTTTGCAAGCCTGGGGTTTGGGCGATGCACTTAAGCAAGTGGCGGCGTTTCCTGCGGGTTTACGTGCGCGCAGCATGAACACGGGTGAGGTGTTGGCGACCTTGCCTTTGAAAGATGCGGTGAGCACCTACGGCGCGCCCTACGTGACCCTCCACCGTGCTGACTTGCACGGCTTGTTGTTGCAAGCTGCTGCGCGTGAAGGCGTGCAAGTGCACAGCGATTCGGTGGTGCAGCGTGTGCATCAAACCCCAGATAGCGTCATGCTTGATGTGATGCAACACGGCCAGCTTCAACGCCATCATGGCCCAGCAGCGGTGGCCGCCGATGGCGTGTGGAGCCCATTGCGTCAACAGTTGTTGGGTGATGATTTGCCAGTTTTTACGGGGCACATTGCTTACCGCGCACTGGTGGCACAAGCCGACTTGCCCTTGCATTTGCGTAGCCAAGATGTGTCGGTGTGGATGGGCTCACAAGCCCATGTGGTGAGCTACCCCGTGCGTGGCGGCGAGTACCTGAATGTGGTGTGTTTGGCCGAGGGGCGTTTGTTAGACGACGATGCCAATGACTTGCAGGCCTTGCAAACATGGAATGCGCAAAAGTCAGAAGCGCAAACCTTGGCCGAGCTGCACCACGCATTGCGCGGGGCGTGTGCGCCGCTGACTGACTTGATGGCTGCTTGCAGCGATTGGCGTTTGTGGCCCCTGTGCGGTAGGCCTGCGATGCGGGGTGCAAACGAGCATGTGCAAGGCCGCGTCGCTCTGGTGGGCGATGCAGCGCACCCCATGCTGCCGTACTTGGCGCAAGGCGCAGGCATGGCGATTGAGGATGCGTCTGAGCTGGCTTTGCAGTTGCACCATGCCACGGCAGAGGATGTGCCTGAACGACTGCAGCAGTTCGCCCAAGCCCGCTGGCAACGCAATGGACGCGTGCAGGCGAGGGCCGTGCGCAACGGTCAAATTTTTCATGCCACGGGGCCAATGCGCCTAGGTCGCGACATGGGCTTGAGGCTCATGGGTGCGCGTTTGATGGATGTGCCGTGGTTGTATGGCTATGACCGCAACTAA
- the murJ gene encoding murein biosynthesis integral membrane protein MurJ, whose amino-acid sequence MSLFKSASIVSGLTLVSRITGLMRELLIASTFGASALTDAFNVAFRIPNLFRRLFAEGAFSQAFVPVLAASRQQHGDEATHVLINQVATLLIWALLFTSVLGVAGAPLLVWAMASGLQQSPQGFEVAVVMTRFMFPYIAFMSLVALAAGVLNTWKRFAVPAATPVLLNVAMIAAAWWGGPWFGALGVPPIYALAAGVMLGGVAQLSVQLLALRRLGMLPRVGLSWRAVREAWGAEGPKRILQLMAPALLGVSVAQISLLINTQIASQLTPGSVSWLSYADRLMEFPTALLGVALGVVLMPQLSAAKAANDTAKYSDMLDWGLRLVVVLALPCALALLVFSKALVAVLYNYGAFSAHDVQQTTLALMGYGVGLLGLVAIKVLAPGFYASQDIRTPVRIAVAVLVITQLFNVALVPFLAHAGLALSIGLGALVNAAWLLWGLRKNGTYVMSAGWTRFVLQVLAACAVLGAWLCWSAQYWDWTALHATPLLRVGLMAGVLAVSALLYFATLTLTGLKLRILLRR is encoded by the coding sequence GTGTCACTGTTCAAATCTGCCTCCATCGTCTCGGGCTTGACCCTGGTTTCCCGCATCACAGGCCTGATGCGCGAACTGCTGATTGCCTCGACTTTCGGGGCCAGCGCCCTGACCGACGCCTTCAATGTGGCGTTTCGCATCCCCAATTTGTTCCGCCGCCTGTTTGCCGAGGGTGCGTTCAGCCAAGCCTTTGTGCCCGTGTTGGCTGCCAGTCGCCAGCAGCACGGCGACGAAGCCACCCATGTGCTGATCAACCAAGTCGCGACCTTGCTGATTTGGGCTTTGTTGTTCACCAGTGTGCTGGGTGTGGCTGGCGCGCCGTTGTTGGTGTGGGCGATGGCCAGTGGTTTGCAGCAATCGCCCCAAGGCTTTGAGGTGGCGGTGGTGATGACCCGCTTTATGTTCCCGTACATCGCCTTCATGTCGCTGGTGGCCTTGGCTGCGGGTGTGCTCAACACGTGGAAGCGTTTTGCCGTGCCTGCGGCCACGCCGGTGCTGTTGAACGTGGCCATGATTGCTGCGGCTTGGTGGGGCGGCCCTTGGTTTGGCGCTTTGGGTGTGCCACCGATTTACGCCTTGGCCGCAGGCGTGATGCTGGGCGGCGTGGCCCAGCTGAGTGTGCAGCTCTTGGCTTTGCGCCGTTTAGGCATGTTGCCCCGCGTAGGCCTGAGCTGGCGCGCTGTGCGCGAGGCTTGGGGCGCCGAAGGCCCCAAGCGCATCTTGCAGCTCATGGCCCCCGCTTTGCTGGGCGTGAGCGTGGCGCAGATTTCTTTGCTCATCAACACGCAAATTGCCTCGCAGTTGACCCCGGGCAGCGTGAGCTGGCTGAGCTACGCCGACCGCTTGATGGAGTTTCCTACCGCCTTGTTGGGCGTGGCTTTGGGCGTGGTGCTGATGCCCCAGCTTTCGGCGGCCAAAGCGGCCAACGACACGGCCAAATATTCAGACATGCTTGATTGGGGCCTGCGTTTGGTGGTGGTCTTGGCGTTGCCGTGTGCCTTGGCCTTGTTGGTGTTTTCTAAAGCCTTGGTGGCCGTGCTCTACAACTACGGTGCTTTCAGCGCGCACGATGTGCAGCAAACCACGCTGGCGCTGATGGGCTATGGCGTGGGCTTGTTGGGTTTGGTGGCCATCAAAGTGTTGGCCCCTGGTTTCTACGCCAGCCAAGACATTCGTACGCCTGTGCGCATTGCGGTGGCGGTGCTGGTGATTACTCAGTTGTTCAACGTGGCGTTGGTGCCCTTTTTGGCGCATGCGGGTTTGGCCTTGTCGATTGGCTTGGGCGCATTGGTCAACGCAGCTTGGCTGCTGTGGGGTTTGCGAAAAAATGGAACGTATGTGATGAGCGCAGGCTGGACGCGCTTTGTGTTGCAAGTGTTGGCGGCGTGTGCCGTGCTGGGCGCTTGGCTGTGCTGGTCGGCGCAATATTGGGACTGGACCGCCTTGCACGCCACACCACTGCTGCGTGTGGGCTTGATGGCGGGTGTGCTGGCGGTGAGTGCATTGCTGTACTTCGCCACGCTGACCCTCACCGGTTTGAAGCTGCGCATCTTGCTGCGCCGATAA
- a CDS encoding AI-2E family transporter: MQFTPAQQHALAWTGLSGVAALVLWLLGPVLMPFVVAAVLAYVLSPLVRSLQRVCGGRLPRLVAVVLVEVLFLLLLVALFTLLIPILANELPRMRDQLPVLVERLQTDIAPWLQAKGIPVMLDSASIKAFVLQTFSTSFDDGFKQALTSLRIGGSVALAVVGNLILIPVVLFYLLIDWQRFVRHVEALVPMPARGAYDSFVSECDAVLGQYLRGQLSVMALLAVYYSVALWAFGLELAFPIGVFTGLAVFVPYVGYGVGLALAILAGVLQFAPSEALLMVAVVYGLGQLIESFVLTPRLVGERIGLHPLHVIFALMAFGQLFGFVGVLVALPASAVLLVAIRRLRAQYQASALYRGI, from the coding sequence ATGCAATTCACTCCCGCTCAACAACATGCCTTGGCTTGGACTGGCCTTTCGGGCGTGGCTGCGCTTGTGTTGTGGCTCTTGGGGCCTGTGTTGATGCCCTTTGTGGTGGCCGCCGTGCTGGCCTATGTGCTGAGCCCTTTGGTGCGAAGTCTCCAACGTGTGTGTGGTGGCCGTTTGCCCCGTTTGGTGGCGGTGGTGTTGGTCGAAGTGCTGTTTTTGTTGTTGCTGGTGGCTTTGTTCACTTTGCTGATTCCCATCTTGGCGAATGAGTTGCCTCGCATGCGTGACCAGTTGCCTGTGCTGGTTGAGCGCCTGCAAACCGACATCGCGCCTTGGCTGCAAGCCAAAGGCATTCCGGTCATGCTCGACAGTGCCAGCATCAAAGCCTTTGTGCTGCAAACCTTCAGCACCTCGTTTGACGATGGTTTCAAACAAGCCCTGACCTCGCTGCGCATTGGCGGCAGCGTGGCATTGGCTGTGGTGGGCAATTTGATATTGATACCCGTTGTGCTGTTTTATTTGTTAATTGATTGGCAACGCTTCGTTCGCCATGTAGAGGCCTTGGTGCCTATGCCCGCACGCGGTGCTTACGACAGCTTTGTGAGCGAATGTGACGCAGTGCTGGGTCAATATCTGCGCGGCCAGTTGTCGGTCATGGCCTTGTTGGCGGTGTACTACAGCGTGGCCTTGTGGGCCTTTGGCTTGGAGTTGGCATTCCCGATTGGTGTGTTCACCGGCTTAGCGGTGTTTGTGCCGTATGTGGGTTATGGCGTGGGCTTGGCTTTGGCGATTCTGGCAGGCGTATTGCAGTTTGCGCCCAGTGAGGCCCTGCTGATGGTCGCGGTGGTGTATGGCTTGGGCCAACTCATTGAGAGCTTTGTGCTCACACCGCGCTTGGTGGGCGAGCGCATTGGCCTGCACCCGCTGCATGTGATTTTTGCTTTGATGGCCTTTGGCCAGTTGTTTGGTTTTGTGGGCGTGTTGGTGGCCT
- a CDS encoding YkgJ family cysteine cluster protein, whose product MSACTSCGACCASFRVDFSVEEMDTHGGSVPTGLGQELTATMCRMRGTDYSPPRCAALSGKVGEKATCGIYEWRPSPCREFEEGSDACQRARMRQGLPALD is encoded by the coding sequence ATGTCCGCCTGCACCAGCTGCGGCGCCTGCTGCGCCAGCTTTCGGGTGGACTTCAGCGTGGAAGAAATGGACACGCACGGCGGCTCTGTGCCCACAGGCTTGGGTCAAGAACTCACCGCCACGATGTGCCGCATGCGCGGCACCGACTACTCGCCACCGCGTTGCGCCGCACTCAGCGGCAAAGTGGGCGAGAAAGCCACTTGCGGTATTTACGAATGGCGCCCCTCCCCTTGCCGAGAGTTTGAAGAAGGCAGCGATGCTTGCCAGCGTGCGCGTATGCGCCAAGGTTTGCCTGCGCTTGACTAA